In Holophagales bacterium, one DNA window encodes the following:
- a CDS encoding succinate-semialdehyde dehydrogenase (NADP(+)), with the protein MATPAKTTETAGPLEVARTVRRPRGWSEMIRALAARVAGPAQPTAWDSVVSPLDGELIGKLPRCLTPDIDEAIRRARGAQDDWAHRTVAERGEVFLRFHDLILERQEEILDLVQLETGKARKHAFEEVADAAIVARYYALHADEHLAPKHRRGALPGLTTAWEYRHPKGIVGLVAPWNYPLSLSVSDAIPALAAGNAVIVKPDRLTPFTALWAFSLLEEAGLPPHLVKVVTGEGRELGPALVEGCDYLSFTGSTATGRKIGSLCGDRLIGCSLELGGKNPMLVLADADFDAAVAGAIRGAFSNAGQLCISIERLFVHESLYHRFVERFVRETRAMRLGVGLDYLSDMGGLTSADQLAKVSAHVDDAVAKGAKLQCGGRHRPDLAPYYYEPTILTAVTPEMELFAEETFGPVVAVYSFESVNEAVEKANASRYGLNASIWTRDVDLGVRVATRIEAGTVNVNEAYAATWGSVDSPMGGFKDSGLGRRHGAEGILKFTEAQTVAVQRGLPIGAPPGVTDEVFSRTLSQALKLLKHVPGLR; encoded by the coding sequence ATGGCGACCCCTGCGAAGACGACCGAAACTGCTGGCCCTCTTGAAGTTGCACGGACCGTCCGCCGACCGCGCGGCTGGAGCGAGATGATCCGCGCGCTCGCCGCCCGGGTGGCCGGACCGGCGCAGCCCACCGCCTGGGACTCTGTCGTGTCTCCGCTCGACGGCGAGTTGATCGGCAAGCTGCCGCGCTGCCTGACGCCCGACATCGACGAAGCGATTCGCCGCGCTCGCGGGGCTCAGGACGACTGGGCCCATCGCACGGTGGCCGAGCGCGGGGAGGTCTTCCTGCGCTTCCACGACCTGATCCTCGAACGACAGGAGGAGATCCTCGATCTCGTCCAACTCGAGACCGGCAAGGCGCGCAAACACGCTTTCGAGGAGGTCGCCGACGCCGCCATCGTGGCGCGCTACTACGCACTCCACGCCGACGAGCACCTCGCGCCGAAGCACCGGCGCGGGGCCCTGCCGGGGCTGACCACGGCCTGGGAGTATCGGCATCCGAAGGGCATCGTCGGCCTCGTCGCGCCGTGGAACTACCCGCTCTCGCTGTCGGTCTCCGACGCGATTCCGGCTCTCGCCGCCGGCAATGCGGTCATCGTGAAGCCGGATCGCCTGACGCCGTTCACCGCTCTCTGGGCCTTTTCCCTGCTCGAAGAGGCCGGACTGCCACCGCATCTCGTCAAGGTCGTGACCGGCGAGGGGCGCGAGCTCGGCCCCGCCCTGGTGGAGGGCTGCGACTACCTCTCCTTCACCGGCTCGACCGCGACCGGCCGGAAGATCGGCAGCCTCTGCGGCGACCGCCTCATCGGCTGCTCGCTCGAGCTCGGCGGCAAGAACCCGATGCTGGTTCTCGCCGACGCCGACTTCGACGCCGCCGTGGCCGGGGCGATCCGCGGGGCGTTCAGCAACGCCGGTCAGCTCTGCATCTCGATCGAGCGACTCTTCGTCCACGAATCGCTCTACCACCGCTTCGTCGAACGCTTCGTCCGTGAGACCCGCGCCATGCGCCTCGGCGTCGGACTCGACTACTTGAGCGACATGGGCGGCCTGACCTCCGCCGACCAGCTCGCCAAGGTGAGCGCTCACGTCGACGACGCCGTCGCCAAGGGCGCGAAGCTGCAGTGTGGCGGGCGGCACCGCCCCGACCTCGCGCCCTACTACTACGAGCCGACGATCCTCACCGCGGTCACCCCGGAGATGGAGCTCTTCGCCGAGGAGACCTTCGGTCCGGTCGTCGCGGTCTACTCGTTCGAGTCGGTCAACGAGGCGGTCGAGAAGGCCAACGCCAGCCGCTACGGTCTCAATGCGAGCATCTGGACGCGCGACGTCGACCTCGGCGTCCGCGTGGCGACGCGCATCGAGGCCGGCACGGTGAACGTCAACGAGGCCTACGCCGCCACCTGGGGCTCGGTCGACTCGCCGATGGGCGGCTTCAAGGACTCTGGGCTCGGCCGTCGTCACGGCGCCGAGGGCATCCTCAAGTTCACCGAGGCGCAGACGGTGGCGGTGCAGCGCGGGTTGCCGATCGGCGCCCCGCCCGGCGTGACCGACGAAGTGTTCAGCCGCACGCTGAGCCAGGCGCTGAAGCTGCTCAAGCACGTTCCCGGCCTGCGCTAG
- a CDS encoding ferredoxin family protein has product MTHIIAEPCLGTKDTACVDVCPVDCIYGKSEDWEILYIHPEECIDCGLCVDACPVKAIFPLEEVPAEWKHWIAKNYEHFGLTPP; this is encoded by the coding sequence ATGACTCATATCATCGCTGAGCCCTGCCTCGGCACCAAGGACACCGCCTGCGTGGATGTCTGCCCGGTCGACTGCATCTACGGCAAGTCCGAGGATTGGGAGATCCTCTACATCCATCCGGAAGAGTGCATCGACTGCGGCCTCTGCGTCGACGCCTGCCCGGTCAAGGCGATCTTCCCGCTCGAGGAGGTTCCGGCCGAATGGAAGCACTGGATCGCCAAGAACTACGAGCACTTCGGACTGACCCCTCCCTGA
- a CDS encoding ArsA family ATPase translates to MRPLATVATGELLLATGKGGVGKSVVAAALARQLARQGRRVLLLEVDPRESLHQLAGVAPSGGAPVPVVDRLVLQSLRPRQIVDGEIGARLPFGWLARRVLASPIYQHFVDGAPGLEELAVLEHVRRSLEGEFDHVVVDAAASGHALAQLRAPRLVAEAVRSGPFSRLAARLSALVADPRRTRVVLVARLEEMAVDETLELAATLRAELDVRPALLVVNQVIVGETSAPSADEAPALRLWRRRQALQERQRARLREGWDGGARLELPWLPLPRGPELMEALSHRFEEEAVE, encoded by the coding sequence GTGAGACCGCTCGCCACGGTCGCGACCGGGGAGTTGCTGCTCGCGACCGGCAAGGGCGGCGTCGGCAAGAGCGTCGTGGCGGCGGCGCTGGCGCGGCAGCTCGCCCGGCAGGGGCGCCGCGTCTTGCTGCTCGAGGTCGATCCGCGCGAGTCGTTGCATCAGCTCGCCGGTGTCGCACCGAGTGGGGGAGCCCCGGTGCCGGTCGTCGACAGGTTGGTTCTGCAAAGCCTCCGGCCGCGGCAGATCGTCGACGGCGAGATCGGCGCTCGCCTCCCCTTCGGTTGGCTCGCGCGTCGTGTGCTCGCCAGTCCGATCTACCAGCATTTCGTCGACGGTGCTCCGGGTCTCGAGGAGCTCGCCGTGCTCGAACACGTGAGGCGCTCGCTGGAGGGCGAATTCGACCACGTCGTCGTCGACGCGGCGGCGAGCGGGCACGCGCTGGCCCAGCTTCGCGCCCCGCGTCTGGTGGCCGAGGCGGTGCGGAGCGGCCCCTTTTCGCGCCTTGCGGCACGCCTGTCGGCGCTCGTGGCGGACCCTCGCCGGACGCGTGTCGTCCTGGTCGCCCGACTGGAGGAGATGGCGGTGGACGAGACGCTCGAGCTCGCGGCGACCCTGCGCGCGGAGCTCGACGTCCGGCCGGCACTGCTCGTGGTCAACCAGGTCATCGTCGGCGAAACGTCGGCTCCGTCGGCCGACGAGGCGCCCGCTCTGCGCCTCTGGAGGCGTCGGCAGGCCCTGCAGGAGCGGCAGCGGGCGCGGCTGCGCGAAGGTTGGGACGGGGGAGCGCGGCTCGAGCTCCCGTGGCTCCCGCTTCCTCGGGGTCCTGAGCTCATGGAAGCGCTTTCGCACCGATTCGAAGAGGAAGCGGTGGAATGA
- a CDS encoding ArsA family ATPase translates to MSLPPIVLFVGSGGVGKTTLAAATAVASARSGTPTLVMTFDPSHRLRQALGIAWERGGSEVEVPLDSAGGRLDASLLDARATFDRLVDRYAPDAATRQRILQNRFYRQLGGALAGILEYMAVERLFEARATGRHARIVLDTPPTRQALDFLAAPRRVVDFLDSGAVRFALRPWFDADGRFAPAARLPLVGRLLERRLAAAIDDLVGLDLVADMGEFFAAFDPLFAGFRDRALAVERLLTSSETGFVLVAGPGEERIAETLFFARHLRAAGCRLLGVLVNRVHPWPLPEEAPELLAFLSAGDRRGVDELRARLDGACPLWSLPLIDEEVGGLDSLADLSGRLASLWEVRRDPA, encoded by the coding sequence ATGAGCCTCCCGCCGATCGTGCTCTTCGTCGGCTCCGGCGGAGTCGGCAAGACGACGCTGGCGGCGGCGACCGCCGTGGCGTCGGCACGCTCCGGGACGCCGACCCTGGTGATGACCTTCGACCCCTCGCACCGGCTTCGTCAGGCGCTGGGAATTGCCTGGGAGCGCGGCGGCTCCGAGGTCGAGGTCCCGCTGGATTCCGCCGGCGGCCGGCTCGACGCGAGCCTGCTCGACGCTCGGGCGACCTTCGACCGGCTCGTCGATCGGTATGCGCCGGATGCGGCGACGCGCCAGCGGATTCTGCAGAATCGCTTCTATCGTCAACTCGGCGGAGCCCTCGCCGGCATTCTCGAGTACATGGCGGTCGAACGCCTGTTCGAGGCCCGCGCCACCGGCCGCCATGCGCGGATCGTCCTCGACACGCCGCCGACCCGGCAAGCGCTCGACTTCCTGGCCGCACCGCGCCGCGTCGTCGACTTCCTCGACAGCGGTGCCGTGCGTTTCGCCCTGCGCCCCTGGTTCGATGCCGACGGACGCTTCGCCCCGGCGGCCCGGCTTCCCCTGGTCGGCCGGCTGCTCGAACGCCGGCTCGCGGCGGCGATCGACGATCTGGTGGGACTCGACCTCGTCGCCGACATGGGCGAGTTCTTCGCCGCCTTCGACCCGCTCTTCGCCGGCTTCCGCGATCGAGCCCTCGCGGTCGAGCGGCTGCTCACGTCGTCGGAGACCGGCTTCGTCCTGGTCGCTGGGCCGGGGGAGGAGCGGATCGCCGAGACGCTCTTTTTCGCGCGCCACCTGCGCGCGGCCGGTTGCCGGCTCCTCGGCGTCCTGGTCAATCGGGTTCACCCCTGGCCGCTGCCGGAGGAGGCACCGGAACTGCTCGCATTCCTCTCGGCGGGTGACCGGCGGGGCGTGGACGAGCTGCGCGCACGGCTGGACGGCGCCTGCCCCCTCTGGAGCCTGCCGCTGATCGACGAGGAGGTCGGCGGGCTCGACTCGCTCGCCGATCTCTCCGGCCGCCTCGCGTCGCTCTGGGAAGTTCGCCGCGACCCGGCTTGA
- a CDS encoding polyhydroxyalkanoate synthesis regulator DNA-binding domain-containing protein has product MIRLIKRYESRKLYDTEESRYVSLDELAEWIRTGQEVKVVDNASGSDVTGQTLTQIILDEGRRGTAALPAELLHELVRFGREAVTTGVEQVQSGVDRLVQRSLDRLGPVRRAREEMDRLRARLEQLEGSLTDLEAGEPSGSRPIEESREVVLSGVESAAAEARTVRRKKGEKA; this is encoded by the coding sequence ATGATCCGGCTGATCAAGCGCTATGAGAGTCGCAAGCTCTACGACACCGAGGAGAGCCGTTACGTGTCGCTCGACGAGCTCGCCGAGTGGATCCGCACCGGGCAGGAGGTCAAGGTCGTCGACAACGCGTCCGGCTCGGACGTCACGGGACAGACGCTGACGCAGATCATCCTCGACGAGGGGCGTCGCGGCACCGCGGCGCTGCCGGCCGAGCTCTTGCACGAGCTGGTGCGCTTCGGTCGCGAGGCGGTCACCACCGGCGTCGAGCAGGTCCAGTCCGGCGTCGACCGCCTGGTGCAGCGCTCGCTCGACCGGCTCGGGCCGGTGCGCCGCGCCCGGGAGGAGATGGATCGGCTGCGTGCGCGGCTCGAGCAGCTGGAAGGCTCGCTGACCGATCTCGAGGCGGGCGAGCCGAGCGGCTCCCGCCCGATCGAGGAGTCCCGTGAGGTCGTCCTGAGCGGAGTCGAATCTGCCGCCGCCGAGGCGCGGACGGTGCGGCGCAAGAAGGGAGAGAAGGCGTGA
- a CDS encoding phasin family protein produces MKLNEMKQELTHTAAGVGNDLAFGGRNVLLAGLGLAGAMVEGAWGAFDKLVEKGKDQDVHPEQLVREAGERVDSTVRAMRTAGTRSKKAVESVATSVLERFGVPSRKEVHNLIDRVERLNAKLATMGPQA; encoded by the coding sequence ATGAAACTCAACGAGATGAAGCAGGAGCTGACTCACACCGCCGCGGGCGTCGGCAACGACCTGGCGTTCGGCGGACGGAACGTCCTTCTCGCCGGCCTCGGGCTCGCCGGCGCGATGGTCGAGGGCGCCTGGGGTGCCTTCGACAAGCTGGTGGAGAAGGGGAAGGACCAGGACGTCCATCCCGAGCAGCTGGTGCGCGAAGCCGGTGAGCGGGTCGACAGCACGGTGCGGGCCATGCGCACCGCTGGGACGCGCTCCAAGAAGGCCGTCGAATCAGTCGCGACCTCCGTGCTCGAGCGCTTCGGGGTGCCGTCGCGCAAGGAAGTCCACAACCTGATCGACCGCGTCGAGCGGCTCAACGCCAAGCTGGCAACCATGGGGCCGCAGGCCTGA